ACGAGGCGGGCGTGCCTGCCGGCGTCTTCAACCTCGTCAACGGCGACGGCCCCGGTGTGGGCGAGGCCATGTCCTCTCACCCCGACATAGACATGATGACCTTCACGGGCTCCACGCGCGCGGGCATTGCCGTGGCCAAGGCCGCGGCTGACAGCGTCAAGCGCGTGGCCCAGGAGCTGGGCGGCAAGTCCGCCAACATCGTGCTGGATGACGCCAACCTGCAAAAGGCGGTGACCCAGGGTGTGCAGGCGGTGCTGATGAACTCGGGCCAGAGCTGCAATGCCCCCACGCGCATGTTCGTGCCGCGCGCCCTGCATGGGCAGGCGGTGGAGATCGCACGCAGCGTCGCTGCAGCAGCGACCGTGGCCGATGCGCTGGCCGATGGCATGCACATGGGCCCTGTGGTCAGCGAGGCGCAATGGGGCAAGATCCAGGCCCTGATCCGCAAGGGCATTGAAGAGGGCGCGACCCTGGTGGCGGGCGGCACGGGCCGCCCCGAAGGGTTGGCCCAGGGCTACTTTGTCAAACCCACGGTGTTTGCCGACGTGAGCAACGACATGACCATCGCGCGCGAGGAAATCTTCGGTCCCGTGCTGGTGATGATTCCCTACGATGACGAGGAAGACGCCATCCGCATGGCCAACGACACGGTGTACGGCCTCTCGGGCTATGTGCAATCGGGCAGCCTGGAGCGTGCGCGCCGCGTGGCCGCGCGCCTGCGCACTGGCATGGTCCACCTCAACGGCGCAGGGCCTGACTTCAATGCGCCGTTCGGCGGCTACAAGCAGTCAGGCAATGGCCGTGAATGGGGCGAGCACGGTTTCCGCGATTTCCTCGAAACCAAGGCCGTCATGGGCTACGGCGCGGCCTGATCTATTCAAAATCAATAGCTGCTGGTGCCCATCTGATGGGCGCCAGCAGCTTTTTTTTATTGAATATTCTGCTGGCGGCGACGCGCGCGTTCCAGCTGCTGGGCGACCTGGCGCGGATTCATGCCGTACATCTCGGCGAACTCCTGCTCCGAAGCCTGACCGCTGAGCTGGAAGGAGCGCAGCAGTGCCTCGTCCTTGGCGGCGCGGGCATCGGCCTCGGCCAGAGCATCTAGCACCAGAGCGTTGGTCTTTTCGTCACGGCCCTGCACGCGCTCGGCGTATTCCTCGCGGGTGAGACCGGAGGCTTCGTAGGCGACGACGATGCGGTTGCGCAGCTTGGGCGTCAGGTCTTCCTGCGTGCGCTGCTGGCGGCGGCGGAAGACTTCGATCAGCGCGTGGTGAACATGCTCGGGCAAAGTGGCTTCGACGGGCTGGCCATCGAGGTCATGGCGCTGATGACCGCTGGCCATGGCGGCCAGATAGCGACCGGAGCGGGTGTGCTGTTGCAGCGCGCTTTTGAGTGCGTCCTTGTCCAGCTCCGGGTGGGCGGCGAGCAGGTCTTCAAAAATGCCGCGCTTGAAGGGCAGCAGTTGCTCGCCAAACAGGGCCGGGTGCCACTGTGCCAGTTGCTCCAGCAAGGGGTGTTGTGGACGTGCGGCCTGCGGGGCGGCTTTGGCTGCAGGGGCCGGGTTCTGGCGGCCACGGCCGCCTCGGCGCGAGCGTGAGCCGGGCTGCGAGTCCTGCACGCTGTGCTGCGATGCCGCTTGCGAGGCTTTCTGCTCTTGTGATTCAGACACGATTTCAGTCATGGCAAAGCCCGTGGGCCTGGGAAAACAAAACCCCCAATCATGCCAGCATTGCAAACTGCAGTGGCACGCGGGGGTGTCAGCCGGTGGTCAGGGCCTGATCCAGCAGCTCCACCCAGTGCATGACCGGGACCTCGGTTCCGTTTTGCAGGTGGACGATGCAGCCCATATTGGCCGAGAGAATCGCTGCGGGCTTTTCGGGGGCGAAAGGCTCGTCCAGTGCAGCGATCTTGCGGTCGCGCAACTGGTGCGAGATCTCGGGCTGCAGCACCGAGTAGGTGCCGGCAGAGCCGCAGCACAGATGGGACTCGGTGCGCGCCACGCGCAG
This window of the Comamonas testosteroni genome carries:
- a CDS encoding aldehyde dehydrogenase family protein → MQDHLQFYIDGQWVNPVSPRSLEVINPSNEQAIARISMGSAADVDKAVAAARRAFESYSRTSREERLALLAKVLEVYQRRYGDFVQTISQEMGAPLWLSKAAQAAMGVAHLGSTIEVLKNFAFEQVQGSTAIVHEPVGVVGMITPWNWPINQIMCKVAPALAAGCTMVLKPSEVAPLNALLVAEVLHEAGVPAGVFNLVNGDGPGVGEAMSSHPDIDMMTFTGSTRAGIAVAKAAADSVKRVAQELGGKSANIVLDDANLQKAVTQGVQAVLMNSGQSCNAPTRMFVPRALHGQAVEIARSVAAAATVADALADGMHMGPVVSEAQWGKIQALIRKGIEEGATLVAGGTGRPEGLAQGYFVKPTVFADVSNDMTIAREEIFGPVLVMIPYDDEEDAIRMANDTVYGLSGYVQSGSLERARRVAARLRTGMVHLNGAGPDFNAPFGGYKQSGNGREWGEHGFRDFLETKAVMGYGAA
- a CDS encoding ProQ/FinO family protein, with protein sequence MTEIVSESQEQKASQAASQHSVQDSQPGSRSRRGGRGRQNPAPAAKAAPQAARPQHPLLEQLAQWHPALFGEQLLPFKRGIFEDLLAAHPELDKDALKSALQQHTRSGRYLAAMASGHQRHDLDGQPVEATLPEHVHHALIEVFRRRQQRTQEDLTPKLRNRIVVAYEASGLTREEYAERVQGRDEKTNALVLDALAEADARAAKDEALLRSFQLSGQASEQEFAEMYGMNPRQVAQQLERARRRQQNIQ